Below is a window of Dromiciops gliroides isolate mDroGli1 chromosome 5, mDroGli1.pri, whole genome shotgun sequence DNA.
ctgaggctggatttgaacgctgCCCTACCTCTTCTTCTGctgctaggtagtacaatggacaGACCactggaaagactcatcttcctgagttcaaatctggtcggcctctgtgtgtgtgtgtgacagacagagacacagagagatgagacacagagacagacagagacacagagaggagagagacagagacacagagacagagagacaaagaggcagagacacagagagacagagagacaaagaggcaggcagacagacatgCTGCCCAACCCCTCCTCAGGTATGCTGCAATAGGGATTTTTGTTCAGGTACAGGGTGGAGGCGCTCAGGCACTCAGCCAGCATTAAGCGCCTACTGTATGCCAACAAAACCAGCAGGACCCTGCCCTCCGGGAGGTGATCAATCACGGAATCAGGGAAAGTCAGGGCACAAAGGAAGCTAATTATGCGGAAGttatcacatttttttaaacGTCGGGGGCCCGTTGGACTGTCAGTCCCTCGAGGATAGGGGTTGTTTCCCTTCTGTTTGTTTCTGCTGGTTAACTGACGCTGGCTGGCTGGACTCTTCCAGCTTCCGATTTCCCGTGGCAGAAACCTAAGAATCAGCCTAGAGAGATCTGAGCCGCCCTGGAGTCACGTGTAACCTCCCACGTTGGGGCAGAAACGCCCGGGGCTAATGGCGCGCACGCGCAGATGCAATCACACCTAGTCCTTGAGTTCACTGTTGTCGTAAGGACTATTTCCggcttcattgccccgcccactGGAGTCGGAGAGGCCAGCTCCTCCCAGTGCGCTTGCGTTGGAACAAGTCGCTTAGCCAATCAAAGGCGATTACGACTCCCATACGCGCCGGCCGGCGTGGGGCGGGAGCTGCCTTCTGCACGTGCGCAGTCCTCTCCGGCCCTTCCTTCTCGCTCGGCGCCGCCAACATGGTGAGTAGCGTCAGGCTGGGGCTCCGGGCCTTGGGTCTCGGGGGGACCTGCTGCCGGACCCTCGTGAGGGCGCCGGCTTCCGAGAACCTATTAGGCGGGCGAGGGAAAGGGACTGGTGCTGGAAGAGAACGTGGGGTCGCGGCGGGGCCGGTGGGGCGAGGGCGGGTTCCCGGCTTCCAGCGCGTGAGGGGCCGGAGCCGGGGCCGCGGCCTCGCCTGGGCGTAGGGCGCCTGCGCGGGGCCCCGCCGGGACCGAACGGCGCCTGCGCGGGCGCGGCCCAAGCGGCGACCTGGCGCTTGTCGGGCCATGCGGACCCGGGACTGAGACTAGAGGGCCGGGGAGAGAGCCCGGGGTCCTGCTTGAGGGCCCCAGCTGGGGCTAGCGTCGCGGCCCCGGGGTCATACCGTGCAAGCacttccaccccccccaccccaaaagcgTCAGTCCCCCGGCTCGGGGACCCCGAGAAAAGCCAGGGACGAGCCTGACCCCGAGGAGCGTGGGAGCGGCCACCTCTGGGCTAGAGAGAGACCGGGAGGCTAATGGACCGACCCGAGGGCGCAGGGGTGGGGGATGGTGGGGTGATGGCCGCCCGGGACTCAGGAGCGGCAAGGAAACCCCCCGGAGCGCCTGGGGACTGGGCTTTTCTTAAGGAAGGTGCCGGGACTCGGCCTTCTTGCAGACGGGAAACTGGCCCAAGGGAGCGAAGCGCCGGGTGCTCGGGGCCCGAGCGGCGTCCGGGTCACGGCGTGTGTCCGAGCCGGCCCGGGCTTAAGCCCGTTTGCTGCTTGTCCCGTGGCGGGTCTAACGCGCTGTTTCCTCCCCCTCGTAGGTGTTCAAGCGCTATGTGGAAATCGGCCGGGTGGCCTACATTTCCTTCGGGCCCCACGAAGGCAAGCTGGTAGCCATCGTGGATGTAATCGATCAGAACCGGGTAGGTCCGAGCGAAGGGTGggtttccctctcttccttaacCCTTCCCCGGTGACTCCTGAGTCGCCACCGCCCTTGCAGTCCAGGAAGGGCTAGCACTGGGTGCATTATTCCAGGTTTTGGTCCGCAGCTCCCTTCATCCGCTGAGGGCTTCaagacaagcatttgttaaatggtGCCACCCTGTGCTAAGCAAACAGGGAAGGTAAAAGCCATTCTCTGCCTGCAAGGAACTCGCtctagtgggggagacagcatgcaaacacgTAGGAACTGTGCAACTTTGCACAGACTGGATGAATTGGGGTGAACAGTCAGCAGGAGGTCCTAGCTTTTTAAGGGGCATTGGCAACATACACACTAGGAgaagggattttagctggaacttaaaaGAAGCTGggaaaggcaggaggcagagatcaGTATGAGAATTCCAGTTAAAATAACCAGTCAGGAGGAGATGAAGcaaggaggccagggtcactgaaTCAGAGCATGTAGGGGCATTACAGTGTTAAGActgaaaggaggggaagaagggttataaaggattttatatttgctcctgtgGGTAATGGGGGggattggagtttattgaatggggagggggaggcagtgacatggtcagaactgctTATGAAGATCTGTTTAACAGCAAAGTAGAAAATGTATTGGATTGAGaagggacttgaggcaggcaggcccggcccccccccccccaacaggtATTAGAATAGTTCAGGTGATAGCTTATGACCCAGGAATGGAAGTgtcagagggagaggaaaggtgtATTTGAAAGATATTTCTAAGGTAGAATTGGCAGGACTTGGTAACTCATTGGGTATAAGTGAGAGATTTGAGGATGACCCTCTtttgcaagcctgggtgactgagaggtCACCTCCACAGTgataggaaaggtaggaagcaGGGAGGCTTAGTAttgggaaattaaaacaattccgtTTTGGACGTGCTGAGTTTAAGGTGTCTATAGGACATGGAAGTTGGAATGGCTAAGTGAGCTGGGAGGTTGAGAGAGGTGTAGGGCTGAATTAGTAAATGTGAGAATGACCAGGATACAGAGATCAATAAGTGAAATAGCATCGAGGGAGAAAAGAGGGTCAAGGACACACTCTTGAGGGATACTTAGGGTTAGTGGGCCTGACCTGGATGAAGATGGAACAAATGAGCCTAAGAAGGGATGGTCGGGTAGTGGGGAGGAAATAGCAGGATAAAGGGAGGGGGTCATTGACATGGTAAAAGGCTATGGAGAGATGAGATATGAGGACTGAGAAGAAGTAATTAGATGGGGCAATTTTGTGATTTTAGGAGAATGGAGGCCAGATTGGTCCcttaggagggaggaaagagaaaactagATGACTTTGTTTAGTCACAGAGAAAAGATCAGGTGATGGCTAAGGGGGCacctgggcatgtttgtaggcagtaggtaAGCAGCCAGGAGACAGATTTGGGGTGATAGAGTGAACAGACAGCTGGAGCTTCATCCATGGTTGTACAACAGactgcaggtcttcctgacatatGCCCCTAGGCTTAGAGAGGGTAAGGGCTGTGCCCAAGGTTACAACAAGCCTGTGAACCGAAGGGTTAGGAATAGAATTAGGTTCTGTACTGTCCTGTGCATCTTGATCGATCATGATTTCTCAACAGTGAGAGATGACAATCATTCAGAAAATACTACTTTATTGTGTTGGGTACTATGGGGAACACACAAAAGAAGGTTATGTAATGTTTTTAACACTTCGTCATGTGTCTTACAtagttttatctcatttgatcctcacaaccatcctctGAGGGAGGTCTTGTTACTTcgttctcctccccccccccccccaaccaggaaactgaggcagatgcaGGTGACTTGCCAGAATTACGCAGTTAATTAATActagtctgaggcaagatttttgAATgtcctgaccccaaatccaaccCTGTCTGCTGTACTCCCCAACTGAGCAGCCTCAACTAGTCAAATAGGACAACTTCAGGTGCTACCTCTTTTGAATTATAAGACCCACAGTATAGTCCATTCTTTTTCAGGCAGGGCAATGatagttaggtgacttgcccagggtcacacagctagcaagtgtcaattgtctgagccgcatttgaactcgggtcctcctgaatccagggccggtgctttatatccactatgtcacttagctgcccgaTACAGTCCATTCTTAATCATTATTTACTTCTCCTTGGGAGAAGTTGGAGGGTACAAGGATAAATGGGACTTACCATCTAATGAAGAGAAATCATACACAAAACGATCCTTTGAAGTAGAGTGCAAATCCTTAAGAGACGAGATGGCAGGTCCCATCCATCCTGACTCAACATGACAGGACCCTGGTTCAGGCTCCCATCACCTTTCACCTCTTTGCCTTATAAAAAAAACACATCTGACCAGATCAGTTCACTACTCACAGATCATCTTGTATAAACTCCTTAAGCTAGAGTTTAGGCTCCTCCACAAACCCACATTTCTAGCTTTATTTCATAATGCTTTTGTCTACTTTTCAACTTGGCCTTCTCCCACCACTATATTCCCATGCCTCCTGGCATCTCATTTAGATACCAAATCCTTAACCCTCCTTGGTCCCCACAGCCAAGTGTTTTTTCACTTGGATTTTCCTGGAACGCTTTGCTCTCTTCATCCCCCGTTTTGTATCATACTTAGCTGTCTAGCAGATTGGAAGATCCTTGATTGCCAGTGGAGGCTGTCATtgaagggtggttgtgaggaccaagtAAGATGAttttaaatgcttagcacagagcctggcacatggtaagatGTAAATATTTGCTACTATTATTTCTTtcaacaaattaataaattaatttattttaagtaatatacatttttatttatagtttgggttccaattattttccctcccttccctgaggcggtaagcaatcagttaTGGGTTATACTTTATGttgatataaaacattaccatatttcaCTGCTACTATTATCAAGCACTTGAATGGGTTTTAAATTTTTGACTTGTGAAATAATAGGAAGTAAACAGTATTTTGCCTGGtctgaaataggaaataatgaggaTTTCTTTTTCACTTTACCATGCTTTATGAATTTGGAGGGGCTAGTGTTAACATTGGAATTATGTTAGGCTTTGGCCAATGGTGCAGTTAGTGAGCATTCTGCTGCCACTTAAGGGATTTGAAGCCTGAATTATCCACAGCATAGGCTGACATGACTGCCTAGAAGCCCACTATAGTGCCTGAGCCCTTTAAACCcagtgaattttgtttttgtctcttggTTTTGTAGCTTTCCCACTTATTCCAAGAGTGTCCCCTGTAAGTGCTGCCTGCTGTAGAGAGTACAAGAGGTTCTCTGCTTGTCATTGTACAATTGGGTCGTATTTACTATTCTTTGTGGGAAGTGGGGACTTTTGTGGTCATCGTTTCCCCTTTTACTGATGGGACTGAGTGATGACCGGATGTGCCCTTGTCTGTTTTAGGCTTTGGTGGATGGCCCATGCAGTGGGGTGCGGAGGCAGGCCATGCCATTTAAATGTATGCAGCTCACAGACTTCGTTCTCAAGTTCCCCCACAGGTAAACTGTCTTTTGGTTGTTTAAATGATATTTGCTTAATTCAAAAGAACTtggggaaatttgtttttctcttcagcAACACGTCTAACTGTTTTAAACTGCATATTTAACTTCAGTTTTAATGCCATAGGACTTGAATGGGATAAATGGTAATGTTTGTGGAGTTTCCCCTTTGCCATTGTAACACTGCAGCGTTGGCTTCTTTTTCTTGGCTACGGACTGACATTCACTCAGCCTTAAGCTTATGCTAGAGATGCATGTGGTGATTATTTGGGATTCCAGAGGATTGCAGTCTTGACTAGAATAGACTATTCTGGCAAGAGTCCAGTAGCTGTATAGACTGAGGCGCCCACCCTGGCTTCTTGTGTCTTGTTTCCATAATTGTGCTGTCTCACTTCCCCCATGTGACAGCTGGCCTGCTGCAGCGGGTCAGTGCTATACACCCCTAGCAAAGGCCTTTCAGCTTTCAGTGATGCAGTCCTAGATTCTGACAGCTGGGCAGTCCTCGGTTTGCTTCTTCACTGGTCCTTGGCCGGGGCTCTTCATGGGACTGGAGTTGCTGGGATGAGATAATTTTGGATTATCCTTTGATTTTTATagctgaaaaaactgaagcaggaagagggagagggactcACCTAGGAGCATGCAGCTAAGAAGCAGCAGAGGCTGATTCAGATCCAGGGGTCCAGACTCCCAGATCCAGGGCTCCTTTCTGCTAGGCTTACTTTCTGTTGTGTGGTCCCTTTGCTTGAGGTTTTCCTGAGTAGCACCACGCCCTTTGTCTCCTGCTTAGGTGCCTAGGTCATGAGACACAGCGTTTCATTTCCAGCATCTCACTGGTGAGAgttgccccccaccccctaatGCTCTCATCTTGGTGCTTAGATAGAGCCAGGGTTTTAGCTTGGTGTCAGGGGTCCCAGACCATATCCCATTTGTCATCTGGTTCATCaagcgagagagagagacacacacacactgtatgaGGCACAAGGGGTACAAAGCTAGTAGATGTGTGATGGGTGTGGACAATAACTCTCATCAATTTCTAGGTCCAGCTCTGAGGAACCTGCTCCAGGGGCATTGATGAAACTTGTATCTCCTTTGAGCAGGAAGTGGTTCCCAGAGGACCAGAAGAATATTCTggagtttgtttttaaattcactcTCATGATTCCTAGCTTTGCTGTATAAAATAGTACTTAGTGTTGGGTGCCTACAATGAAGGACAGATTAGCCtggagagaattttttaaaagaatacctccaggggcagctagatggcacagtggatagagcaccggccctggaatcaggagtacctgagttcaaatctggcctcagacacttaacacttactagctgtgtgactctgggcaagtcacttaaccccgattgcctcactaaaaacaaaaccaaacaaaacaaaaagaatacctCCAGCTAAAGGGCTTTGCTGCAACAAGGCTGGTGACGGTTTAATGTAAACTCAGCAAATCTGGGATATTGatgagttttgttttctctttctagtGCTCGTCAGAAGTATGTTCGGGCTGCCTGGGAGAAAGAAAACATCAATATGAAATGGAAAGCCACAAGATGGGCCAAGAAGATTGAAGCCAGAGAAAGGGTATTGATTGGGCATGGGTTGGGATGCTTGAAGTGTCTTGTGACATCTTAAGAGTGcggaaaaattaatttttgtttccaCGACAGAAAGCCAAGATGACAGACTTTGATCGTTATAAGGTCATGAAGGCCAAGAAGATGGTAAGTGGCTGCTTGTATGTTCTTAAGGTAGTGGTATTGTCAGGGGTGTTTCCCTGTGTGTCAGTGTACAACCTGATGGATGGTTTAGCTCAGGGGGAGACTGCCCGCTGCTGGTGTTGGTAGTGGCCCTTTGATGTTCAGGTTTCCACATGCACCTGTCCTAAAGCTTGTCTAAAGAGTCAAGGTACCTGTGTGTCACAGGGTAGAAGTCATTGGCTATTTACCAACAACtcttggagtggagatggctgTGAGCCTGGGGCTTCTAAAATATTATGGAATTGCATGTTCAGAAGTCCCAGCAGGCCAGTGACCAGTTACATTCTGTAGAAGACTCTGTCCTCACGCAGTATCAGATTTATTCCAAAACTTGTTTTCCTCAGATATTTCTCATTCAGTAACATTCTTTCTTGTTAGTACAAGACTGGAGAGCCCAGCTTGCTTGGAATGAGTTTGCCATTTGATGGGATACCTGGTTATAATTGCTCAACTTAACACGGTCAGGACTTT
It encodes the following:
- the RPL14 gene encoding 60S ribosomal protein L14; protein product: MVFKRYVEIGRVAYISFGPHEGKLVAIVDVIDQNRALVDGPCSGVRRQAMPFKCMQLTDFVLKFPHSARQKYVRAAWEKENINMKWKATRWAKKIEARERKAKMTDFDRYKVMKAKKMRNRIIKHEVKKLQKAAAQKGSPKKGAAQKALASKVSAKKIPAKKAEGQKAEPGQKGQKPPSQKAPAKKGAAQKAPAQKAPAQKAAAPKAKK